tttattcatttaacttgttccgtagagatccctaagttatgttattatccctattcaagactaataatgtctaatccctagattgaataattgagacttttctctaattaacaccttagggttgtattaactcgatctatggatccccttattaggcttcaccctaatccggcaaaatcttgtcaccctatctctaggcgcgcaatcaattccgcttaattatgacaaatgtactcttagacagggtctattcctcttctgaataagagcttatcttaaatcagtatcctgggacatcaaaacaagaattaagaacaaataattaagaacaagttaaatatttatcatacaattcagaaaataataacaagattcgtcttaggtttcattccctttaggtatttagaggatttaattcataactaaaaaagaaaacatctcagaagaataatgaatacaaaacataaagaaaacccaaaactcctgaagggaaattgaggggagattttcagtcttaatggtgaatccggcttctgagatggatcaataggCTTCCCTTAAGCAGTTCCTGCCTCTTTTTCTCCGCCTCCctttttcctcttcctttagggtgtatttataggctttagaatgctaaaagccctcaaaattagccttttccgaattggactcaacttgggctcggcagggacacgcccgtgtgacactcccgtgtgcgattacttcaggccgtgctcgaacgtgttagaatggcacggccatgtggtctgcccatgtgaggaagtccaagctgtgttgatttcgtacgttggtcaattttctccgtttttggccagtttctcattcctttcgctctcctatgctcacctaagtataaaacatgaaattaaagcattaggagcatcaaattcaccaattctaaggaaaaatcatccataaaatgtgttaagtatgggataaaaatatgtataaattacagtttatcaaataacAAAAAAGAAGATACATTTTCTTtcttatgtaattttttttactgGAAAAAATTATttgttctttctttcttctcttctccctATCTTCTTCTGCAATTTTTTTTTCTGGTGTGTGCCTTCGTTTAACACTGATGGCTTAAATAGAGAGTTTGGAGGAATGGGTGCCGCCTGTACCACGTCAGCAACTAGTGCTGCCTCTGTCGTGCCGCCTCTGGCACATCCTCCTTTTTTTTTAAcagtttatgtttttttttaactaatattttttttaacaAGTGTTAGAAAAGTAAGGTGATCATGCCTCTGCTAGAGGCGGCACCACCCTACATATACCGTTTTGGTACATAATTTTATGTTTGTATTATTTTGgccttttttttatattaaattagtaaaaaaacCCATCATAATCTAGTGCCTATTAAAGTTTTATTTACACGGAGGGTTTTTTATTGTTATAAAACTCTTGATTCAATTGATACTTAATTAACTTGTAATATTAATTAACTTAAagaattactaaaatattatttcatagtaaatattacaataaacgTAACCATTCTATTTTTATAGTGTAGAAACAAAATCTATAAGGTTGGGTTTTGGGCACTTGATTGATATCTGAAAATTTTGGCTCTCAATCAAAATTCAAACTTAAAATATTCTctctttataatttgtatttaGTGTTAACCTCTCCTCAATGAACCTAATCCCAACCGATTTTTCTCTCGCAAGATTTGAGAAAATTTTGGATGGGAAGGGAGGAACGATTGGTTTTTAGACGCCCATGGGAATCCACTTCCACCGTTTTTAATTCTCCTATTGGATTAACggtcaaatttaatatttttttcttaaCTCATCGTGAATTCAAGACTTATGAATGTCAAGCTAGTTAAAAAAAAATGCATCCtcaaaaataacatatattgataAATAATAGACATAAACATAAATTTAGCCTATAAcatttatatttttgttaatttaacctcaactttttaaaatatgttaaatttaacTATCAAACTTTAAAAAAAGTTGAATTGTTGTTTTTAAAGTATAATAACTTATTTGACCtttaactttacaaaaaaaaaaaagaagacatTTTAGCTCTTCATATAATTTGTATTGTTTGTCTTATCACTCCAAAATAGCAGGAAAAGTTAATGTCATTAATTTTGCTAACATGACATATATGTGGAGGCATCCATATAGCAATTCATGTATATGCCACATtagtaattatttaatttaaaaaataaaaaataaagaatatttttatatttattaattttgttatgattttttaaaatttttaaaaataattaattattgatgTGGCATCTACGTGTATATTAAAATTTCCATTCATTTTTGGTAATTTGACAAATAGTGCTAGTTTAAGGGTAAAAGAGACAAAATTAGATGAatgactaaaataatttttttttgtaaagttagagaactaaataagtcattatatatttttaatgaaattctaactaaaacgttaaatttttaaacatgacagTTTAAATGACAATTCACTCATGGTATCATTTAACATGAAGTACGTGTGGATTGACAAGTGAATTATCGgtcaaatttaacttaaaaagaataaagattaaattaagTAAACGTTATTCCTAAACAATATTAAAATGTTTAATTAaaagtgaaaaaataaaaaaaataatatagaaAATATTAGAATTTGGTACAGGAACATTATAGCAAATAAAAATGTGTTGGAAAATGGGAATAAATTATGGGTTTCAAATGACTGCAGTTTTATTTATTGCTTCTTAACTAACACACGGTAATATTTGTTTGTATCAAGGTTGGGGCGTGAAAGGTTTGCGGATGAAGTCGTAAATCGTCGCTTCCGTCTCGTGTAATGCCAGTTCCTATTCCCCCAAGTCTCAACCCAACCTAACCTTGTGTCTCTCTTCTCGTCTTTGATTCAACCCCAAGTCCACCTTCATCCCCATGGCCTCCCCCAGTGACTGTCCAGATCAATCCCAACCAGACCCCATCGAAAACCCTAACCCTCCCCAGGAATCGCTCCCTGAAACCCTTCCATCCCAAGACAAGCTCGATGATCAAGAAGATCTACTCGAAGATGAACCCAACGCTGACTACCCTGATCTGTCTGTTCCTTCTTCTCCACCCAATACCGACCTCCATGTCACCACCCCCACTGGCTCTCGCCGTGGCGGGGGTCCTAAACGGAAGAAGGCCGCAACCAAGAGACGCGCTCAAGAGAAGAAGGCCCAGAAGAAGCTCGAGATGCTGACTGAAGTCTTCAACCCCATTCCCTTTCTCCCCAACAAAACCCTAGATTTTTCTTCGCACGAAAACCTCCTCAAGCGACTTGGTTTGTGGGATTTTGTTCATTTGGATTTCGATGGAAACCTTCGAGCCGATCTGATCGCGCAGTTAATCGCTACGTACAACCCGCAATCGCGCGGTAGCTACGTTAATGGCTATCGCATTGGGGTCAACCGGGCCGACTTAGCCCGTGCTTTGAATTTATCTGTGAAGAAGGATAAGGATAAGGATAGCATCCTTGATATTGAAGAGTCAAAGGAATCGGTAGGCTTTCTTGAGGAATTTGTGTCAAATTGGGTGCTTTTGCACGAGGATACGTGGATGATGCCAGCGGAGGTGTTGAACTGGACTAAAATGATTAAAGAAGGCCATTTCGAGAAGATAGATTGGGCTGGTTTGATTTGGTTTATGGTGGAGAAAGAGCTCACGTCTGCCCCTAAATTAGGGAATTGTTACTATGCCTCGCACATGCAGTGTTTGATAAAATACCAGAAAGAAGAGCTGCTGCTGCAGAAACCAGAAAAGGATGCTTATGAGGCCAAGGAGGAAGAGGAAGAGCATAACGTTCCTGAGGATTTCAAGACGTCTGTTGATTTGGCTGATGAATCTCACGGGGGATCACAGTTGGAGGAGCATAATATTGAGTTGAGTCTTGGTGGGCAGGATAATTTGATGAATAAAGATGATGCTGAAAAGGAGGCTGCTGTAGGGGATGAGGATGCCATGGATTGTGAGGAAAGTAAGGGGGATGGGCCTCAAGACGTACAGTGGAATTTGGATGGAGACAACTATATGGATGTGGGTGGGGAGAATTTCTTAAGACCGTGTAATCTTGGTGATGTTGATATGgtggaagaaaggaaacaagagaaaggagaggaaggAGAGATGGAAGAGGGAGAAGGAGGAAATGTAGAGGAACAAGAGGATCACGAGGAACAGGAGGTACAAGATGAACAAGAGGAGCAGCATGAAGAAGGCTTTACTATTTCCCCAAAAGGTGACAATTTGGAGGCTGTGCACTCGGCAAATCTTCTTGAAGGAATGGAAACTGCCGATGTCCCTTTTACAACTGGCTTGCACATTCGCGATAACTCATCAGGGGAATTCCTTGTCTCCAGGGTTGATGCTCGGACAGTTCCTGCTGTCTCATCATTTCTGAGTAATGGTAACAAGAGAGAGATTGGTCATGAGAATGATATATGTCATAATTCCTTGAATCTTAGCAATAAGAGGTTGAGAACTGATGAGCAATGGGATAAGTCATCTGATTTTGATACGTGCATGGAACAAATGCAGCATTGGATGGACAAAGCAAGAATGTTGTACGCTGCGAAAGACCAGGCTTGTGGAGATTCGAGTATGCACCAACAAGTGTTGCTCCATGAGTTGCAACGGAGGGATACCCTTATCGAGCATTTGCAGAAGGCCAAGTTTGAAGAGCAGCAGAAGAGACAGATGGAGGTTTATAGGCTTGAGCGTGAGCTCTATTTGATGGAAAACCTTTTAGATGGATACAGAAAGGCTTTGAAGGAAACAAACAGAACTTTTGCTGAGTATAGAGCACGTTGTCCCCTGCCGGATGAACCACTTTACAAAGATGTCACTGGGTCTGGGGGCTTAGTACTGAGCACCAGGGAAATAGAAAAGCTGCGTCTGAAACAAGAAGAAGACGACAGGCTTAATAGACTGTTAATTGAGAATAAGATAAAGGATTTTGAAGCTGGGTGGATAAGGAAATTCGACGCACACAAGGATGCAGTTTCTCTTCTGAGTGACAAATTGACTAACGCAGAGAATGAAGTTAAACTTCTCAAAGAGCTTTGCAACCTAAAGGTTTCAGCAGGTACTCCAGAATGTGTTCCAAATGAATCTGGAATGTCTAGTTAGTAAGGTATGTCTAGTAAGTTTTTATGTAGTGCAGAACTACTCTTATTTATATGTCAAACAATATGCATCATGCGCGGCATCTACGAATGGAGGCTTTTGTTCTAGTTGGCTCACTATATGGCAGATTTGATATGCAAAGTTAGTAGCAGCAGGTAGTTTAGGTTCTCGAAGTTTTTTGTGTTTCATATTAAGAGGTCCATACTTCATTCTGATTTACTTGTTTTACTTAAGGACTTCACTGGAAAATGCTGAGAACCGAAATGGATGCTTCAATCTGTCTCTTCAGTGGATAAGTTAGATGAGGACTCCGCTGGATTATATGTCTTGTTATGAACTGGTTATTGTGCTATAGCAAGTCTGTCAACAATGGGGATTTGGGCAGACATGGTTTGAAAggtttctttttcgattagtCTGTTTCTAATAAATATGGAAATATGATTCAATTTTTGTCTTCAATTAGGGGGGAACTTAGTCTAGCAGAAATTTGAGTTGATCGAGGAAACTACTGAAACCAaagttataatatatataaaaattgtaaTCCAATGAAATGCGACAAAAATTGTTCTTAAAAATACTTTGTACCTGAACAGAGATTTAAACCCAAAGCTTGATTTAAAGTTTTAGGGATACATGGGGTTCAGTTGATGAGTGTAGGTGTTTATTCACTAAATCTCATGCACGAGACTGGTTAAAATATGTGCAGAAAATCGTGTTCAAGCCTGGTCTGTTTTTTTAACACCCTACCCAAGTCTAAAATAAATTGCTTAAATTTAGACATTGATCCATCCCTCTTTAAATGGGGGTACATCTTTCTTTAGAAATTTACATAGTATCCATCCCATTGATTCTCTTAAAAGATTTGCTGTATTGGATTGTCGTGGgtctaagaaaaaaaaaacttggttTTTATTCCTGATTTAAATTCCAGAACTCTGAATGCTCTTGTATTTAAGAGAGAAGAttacattttattaaaaaaatggataaattaaccTTTATATATGTTAAAAAAAAAGTGTAAATTGACCCGGGTTAAAAGTTTTATCCATATAAGCTGTTAAGTgatgatttgttttttttttttatgtaagtGATGTGGAATTAAAAGATGGGTAGGATTAGTCAAAAATATCATGGAGGCCAGAATTAGGAGTAGAGTTGTTTTTTATCCCCTCTACTAAAAAAAGATGCAAATTAATATCTATAGATTATATTAAAGAGCAAAATAGTTCTTTTGTTAAAAGATCCATCAATTTCTAATGTTAAGTGATGACATGGATAGTGGAGCAATCAGAAAACATAAGATGTGTCACTTGTACCTTATGCTTGATGTGGTGTTTTGTTATGTcaagaaatattttaaaaaattaaaatccctaaaaataattattttaaaattcacgttataaaaattataaaaatatattggaaTTATTAAAACGTCCATAATGAACTTAGACAAAATAATTACTTaagaattataataaattataaattattattaaatttttaaaattaattaaaaattattatgcaATGTTACTATTATATGtgcatttaattataaaaataataataaaatagtactTATCAACTTGATTAActaaaaatattaacttaattaagaaaatatatatatatatatatatatatatatatatatatatatatatatatatataaaaattcttTAAACATGTTACGtgtatatataatttttacattttaaaacaattttctatatacttttagatttttaaattattcaaaaatcatTTGTCTAGGTTTATCTTaaatgtgattttttaaaataattataattttttatttttaagatttttaatttttaagtattgTCACATCAGCATGAGGTACACGTGACATGTCACATGTCAGTGTCTGATTGGTCTTCCAGCCACCAGTACTTAACAATAGAAATGGATGAATCTTTAATAGGGCTACTTTGTTCTTTAATTTAACggatagggactaatttgcccatttgtTTGAAATAGAGGGGGCAAAAATGCAATCCAACTCCTAATACAAGGGCTTACATAGTACTTTTACCTAATCCTACCCATCATTTATTTCTAAGTCACttgtataattattttttaaaagttaagtcatcacttaacaaaacatatagATGGATCTTATAACACAAATATCAATTTACACTTTTTTTAATGTATAGGGGTTAATTTACTCATTTGTTTAATAAAGggaaaaatttatataaactaattattaacttgttgtaattatttaaatataaaataaaaatatgagaaaatacGAATTGTGAACTCTAATATCTCCTTGTATTGTTTCACAATGATATATTATTTTGTTTAATTACACATTgatattttgttttaatattatggCTAAATTAGCCTTAAAAAAAGccatttttaacaaatatttgaGTGAATAGGTCGATTTCTGGAATATTTACTGGAATAGGCTGATTTTGGAAGACGCGTTTTCACTTTCTTTTTCCTCGATAGCGTTTAGGGTTTTTAAGGGCTTTAAGGTTTGTTTAGGGTTTTGTTTGTTTAAGATTTTGTTTGAGGGTTTTAGGGTAGTAAATGTATATTAGGGTTTGTTTTAAAGGTTTagaatttatttttgggttgtagaTTTTAAGGTTGGAAATAATCGGAGACCAATTTATTTGTGTTTGAGTCTGAGGTAGACATTGGAAATAATGGGAGGCCAATTTATTTGTGTTTGTGTTTGTAGGTTTTAGAGTTGCAATACAAAAAGCATCTAATGCAATGGTTCCGTCTCGACACGATAGATGAAATGTGGGTCTCGGAGTGCAACTGCATCATCGTTAACTCAAATACACCTTAAAATTAGCACACTTTCTCCTTTAAACAGAAAAATCTATCCGTCGAAAAAGTTAAACAGTTGAAAGTAAAATATAAACAATGGTGTAGAAAAGATTTTAGGGGTGAAGGGAGGTAGCCAAGAAAGTTGATGTAGTAAGGGGAGCAAACCCCCTTTATATAGGCAACCGGGTGGGCAACGA
The Gossypium arboreum isolate Shixiya-1 chromosome 10, ASM2569848v2, whole genome shotgun sequence genome window above contains:
- the LOC108451772 gene encoding uncharacterized protein LOC108451772; translation: MASPSDCPDQSQPDPIENPNPPQESLPETLPSQDKLDDQEDLLEDEPNADYPDLSVPSSPPNTDLHVTTPTGSRRGGGPKRKKAATKRRAQEKKAQKKLEMLTEVFNPIPFLPNKTLDFSSHENLLKRLGLWDFVHLDFDGNLRADLIAQLIATYNPQSRGSYVNGYRIGVNRADLARALNLSVKKDKDKDSILDIEESKESVGFLEEFVSNWVLLHEDTWMMPAEVLNWTKMIKEGHFEKIDWAGLIWFMVEKELTSAPKLGNCYYASHMQCLIKYQKEELLLQKPEKDAYEAKEEEEEHNVPEDFKTSVDLADESHGGSQLEEHNIELSLGGQDNLMNKDDAEKEAAVGDEDAMDCEESKGDGPQDVQWNLDGDNYMDVGGENFLRPCNLGDVDMVEERKQEKGEEGEMEEGEGGNVEEQEDHEEQEVQDEQEEQHEEGFTISPKGDNLEAVHSANLLEGMETADVPFTTGLHIRDNSSGEFLVSRVDARTVPAVSSFLSNGNKREIGHENDICHNSLNLSNKRLRTDEQWDKSSDFDTCMEQMQHWMDKARMLYAAKDQACGDSSMHQQVLLHELQRRDTLIEHLQKAKFEEQQKRQMEVYRLERELYLMENLLDGYRKALKETNRTFAEYRARCPLPDEPLYKDVTGSGGLVLSTREIEKLRLKQEEDDRLNRLLIENKIKDFEAGWIRKFDAHKDAVSLLSDKLTNAENEVKLLKELCNLKVSAGTPECVPNESGMSS